One genomic segment of Pseudonocardia sp. T1-2H includes these proteins:
- a CDS encoding MadR family response regulator transcription factor — protein MPNRTNAPAGMRTRPVPVRIVLVDDHSIMRQGLRAVLEREDDLRVVGEAGTPADAVAAVAATRPHVVLLDLKLTSGPQTDGLDVCRKLCAAHPGIGVLVLTTFAEDRLVVESVQAGARGYVVKDVDTTELVRAIRAVSRGESAFDARSASAMVRSLSGGVPDRERLTERELDVLRLLARGLSNRAIGAELFISETTVKFHVGNLMRKLMVSRRAEAVYAATKLGLL, from the coding sequence ATGCCGAACCGGACGAACGCCCCGGCGGGGATGCGGACGCGGCCGGTGCCCGTCCGGATCGTGCTGGTGGACGACCACTCGATCATGCGGCAGGGCCTGCGGGCCGTGCTGGAACGCGAGGACGACCTGCGCGTCGTCGGCGAGGCGGGGACGCCCGCGGACGCCGTCGCCGCCGTCGCCGCGACCCGGCCGCACGTGGTCCTGCTGGACCTCAAGCTCACCTCCGGCCCGCAGACGGACGGCCTGGACGTCTGCCGCAAGCTCTGCGCGGCGCACCCCGGGATCGGCGTGCTCGTGCTGACGACGTTCGCCGAGGACCGGCTCGTCGTGGAGTCCGTGCAGGCCGGGGCCCGCGGGTACGTCGTGAAGGACGTCGACACGACCGAGCTGGTCCGGGCGATCCGCGCGGTGTCCCGCGGGGAGAGCGCCTTCGACGCCCGCAGCGCGTCCGCGATGGTCCGCTCGCTGTCCGGCGGGGTGCCGGACCGGGAGCGGCTCACCGAGCGCGAGCTGGACGTCCTGCGGCTGCTGGCCCGCGGGCTGTCGAACCGCGCGATCGGCGCGGAGCTGTTCATCTCGGAGACGACCGTGAAGTTCCACGTGGGGAACCTGATGCGGAAGCTGATGGTCTCCCGCCGGGCCGAGGCCGTCTACGCGGCGACCAAACTCGGCCTCCTGTGA
- a CDS encoding Gmad2 immunoglobulin-like domain-containing protein, with translation MRRRSGHLGVLAAGLLAAALVAGCVGAGGAGDRGLPSSPAPTPTAPGVQEQRALPVYYVLGDGEQARLVREFHAVWTTDPLTGAVTELLGTPPQDPDLHTDWPDGTALHAPVTRGDGIVTVDVARPGDVPAERAALTLQQLVYTVQGAAGSTDPVRLLVDGEPVPTLWGQDVSRPIPRADPYATRLLVQIDDPAEGATVGGGTVTVSGEAAVFEATVLWEVRDSGGTVVRSGVTTSAEGMRFSPFRFTVPLPPGSYEITVAEDDPSGGEGRPVQRDTRRVTVA, from the coding sequence ATGCGACGACGGAGCGGGCACCTGGGAGTTCTGGCCGCGGGATTGCTCGCGGCGGCGCTGGTCGCCGGCTGCGTGGGGGCCGGCGGTGCCGGGGATCGCGGGCTCCCCTCGAGTCCCGCTCCCACGCCCACCGCGCCCGGGGTGCAGGAGCAGCGCGCCCTGCCCGTCTACTACGTCCTGGGCGACGGCGAGCAGGCGCGGCTCGTGCGCGAGTTCCACGCGGTGTGGACGACCGACCCGCTCACCGGCGCCGTCACCGAACTGCTCGGCACACCGCCGCAGGACCCGGACCTGCACACCGACTGGCCCGACGGGACCGCGTTGCACGCCCCGGTGACCCGCGGCGACGGCATCGTCACCGTCGATGTCGCCCGGCCCGGCGACGTCCCGGCCGAGCGGGCCGCGCTGACGCTCCAGCAGCTCGTCTACACGGTGCAGGGCGCGGCGGGCAGCACGGACCCGGTGCGGCTGCTCGTCGACGGGGAGCCGGTGCCGACGCTGTGGGGCCAGGACGTCTCTCGGCCGATCCCGCGCGCGGACCCGTACGCGACCCGGCTGCTCGTCCAGATCGACGACCCAGCTGAGGGGGCCACCGTCGGCGGAGGCACCGTGACGGTCTCGGGCGAGGCCGCGGTGTTCGAAGCGACCGTGCTCTGGGAGGTGCGGGACTCCGGTGGCACCGTCGTCCGCTCCGGTGTGACGACGTCCGCGGAAGGCATGCGCTTCAGCCCGTTCCGCTTCACGGTCCCGCTGCCGCCCGGCTCCTACGAGATCACGGTGGCGGAGGACGACCCGTCGGGGGGCGAGGGGCGGCCGGTGCAGCGGGACACGCGTCGCGTCACGGTCGCATAG
- a CDS encoding gamma carbonic anhydrase family protein: MPLFSFQGVSPTIHPDAFIAPTATLVGDVRVEAHASVWYNAVLRADFGPIHVREGANVQDGCVLHGGDDPATEIGRGVTVGHLCVVHGCVIGEETLIGNGATIQDGVRIGARCLIGAGAIVPPNRVIPDETLVLGGVAQDKGPLTESAARWVATNPEIYRDLARRHASTVQPVVPLT; encoded by the coding sequence ATGCCGTTGTTCTCGTTCCAGGGCGTCTCCCCGACGATCCATCCCGACGCCTTCATCGCCCCCACCGCGACCCTCGTCGGCGACGTTCGCGTCGAAGCCCACGCCTCGGTCTGGTACAACGCCGTGCTCCGCGCGGACTTCGGCCCGATCCACGTTCGGGAGGGGGCCAACGTCCAGGACGGCTGCGTCCTGCACGGCGGCGACGACCCGGCCACCGAGATCGGCAGGGGCGTCACGGTCGGGCATCTGTGCGTGGTGCACGGCTGCGTGATCGGCGAGGAGACGCTGATCGGCAACGGCGCCACGATCCAGGACGGGGTCCGGATCGGTGCGCGCTGCCTCATCGGCGCCGGTGCGATCGTCCCGCCGAACCGCGTGATCCCGGACGAGACGCTGGTCCTCGGCGGGGTCGCGCAGGACAAGGGCCCACTCACCGAATCCGCGGCCCGCTGGGTGGCCACCAACCCCGAGATCTATCGGGACCTCGCCCGTCGGCACGCGAGCACGGTCCAGCCCGTCGTCCCGCTCACCTAG
- a CDS encoding thiazole synthase: MNDPFVVGGRKIGSRLIMGTGGAGNLEILERALVASGTALTTVAMRRIDATTGTGVLDLLRRLGIEILPNTAGCRTAAEAVLTAQLAREALETDLVKLEVVADERTLLPDPIELLDAAEQLVDDGFTVLPYTNDDPVLARKLENVGCAAVMPLGSPIGTGLGIRNPHNIEMIVEQAGVPVVLDAGIGTASEAAQAMELGCDAVLLATAVTRAGDPELMATAMRLAVEAGRAARGAGRIPRRYWAQASSPAVD, encoded by the coding sequence ATGAACGACCCGTTCGTCGTCGGAGGCCGGAAGATCGGCTCCCGACTGATCATGGGTACCGGTGGTGCCGGGAACCTGGAGATCCTGGAACGTGCGCTCGTCGCGTCCGGGACCGCGCTGACCACCGTCGCGATGCGCCGGATCGACGCGACCACCGGCACCGGTGTGCTGGACCTGCTGCGCCGGCTCGGCATCGAGATCCTGCCGAACACGGCGGGCTGCCGGACGGCCGCCGAGGCGGTCCTCACCGCGCAGCTCGCGCGGGAGGCGCTGGAGACGGACCTGGTGAAGCTCGAGGTCGTCGCGGACGAGCGGACCCTGCTGCCGGACCCGATCGAGCTCCTCGACGCCGCCGAACAGCTCGTCGACGACGGGTTCACCGTGCTCCCGTACACGAACGACGACCCGGTGCTGGCGCGGAAGCTGGAGAACGTGGGCTGCGCCGCCGTCATGCCGCTGGGCTCGCCCATCGGCACCGGGCTGGGCATCCGGAACCCGCACAACATCGAGATGATCGTCGAGCAGGCGGGGGTGCCGGTGGTGCTCGACGCGGGGATCGGCACGGCGTCCGAGGCGGCGCAGGCCATGGAGCTGGGCTGCGACGCCGTCCTGCTGGCCACGGCCGTCACCCGCGCCGGGGACCCGGAGCTCATGGCGACCGCGATGCGCCTGGCCGTCGAGGCCGGCCGGGCCGCGCGGGGCGCGGGCCGGATCCCCCGCCGCTACTGGGCCCAGGCCTCCTCCCCGGCCGTCGACTGA
- the thiS gene encoding sulfur carrier protein ThiS, whose product MDIWINGQPHALGDGATVVDALAALGAPEKGVAVAVDGAVVPRGRWAGTTLAAGAQVEVLTAVQGG is encoded by the coding sequence ATGGACATCTGGATCAACGGGCAGCCGCACGCGCTCGGGGACGGCGCGACCGTCGTCGACGCGCTGGCCGCCCTCGGGGCACCGGAGAAGGGCGTGGCCGTGGCCGTCGACGGCGCGGTGGTCCCGCGGGGGCGCTGGGCCGGCACGACGCTGGCCGCGGGCGCGCAGGTGGAGGTGCTGACGGCGGTGCAGGGAGGATGA